Below is a window of Quadrisphaera setariae DNA.
GAGCCGGGTCATGCAGTTCGGCAAGTCGCGCGCCAAGCTCGTCTCCAAGGAGGCCCCCAAGGTCACCTTCGCGGACGTCGCCGGCGCCGAGGAGGCCGTCGAGGAGCTGCACGAGATCAAGGAGTTCCTCGCCGAGCCCGCCAAGTTCCAGGCCGTCGGCGCGAAGATCCCCAAGGGCGTGCTGCTGTACGGCCAGCCCGGCACCGGCAAGACCCTGCTGGCCCGCGCCGTCGCGGGCGAGGCGGGGGTGCCGTTCTACTCGATCTCCGGCTCCGACTTCGTGGAGATGTTCGTCGGAGTCGGCGCGTCCCGCGTGCGCGACCTGTTCGAGCAGGCCAAGAACAACGCCCCGGCGATCATCTTCGTGGACGAGATCGACGCCGTCGGCCGCCACCGCGGCGCCGGCATGGGCGGCGGCCACGACGAGCGCGAGCAGACGCTGAACCAGCTCCTCGTGGAGATGGACGGCTTCGACGTCAAGACGAACGTCATCCTCATCGCGGCCACCAACCGGCCCGACATCCTCGACCCGGCCCTGCTGCGCCCGGGCCGCTTCGACCGGCAGATCGCCGTCGAGGCGCCGGACATGAACGGCCGCCACCAGATCCTCCAGGTGCACGCCAAGGGCAAGCCCGTCGCGCCCGACGTCGACCTGCTCGCCGTGGCCCGTCGCACCCCCGGCTTCTCCGGCGCTGACCTCGCCAACGTGCTCAACGAGGCGGCGCTGCTCACCGCGCGCACCAACGGCCAGGTGATCGGGGACCGCGAGCTCGACGAGGCGATCGACAGGGTCATCGCCGGTCCGCAGAAGCGGACCCGGCTGATGAACGAGAAGGAGAAGAAGATCACCGCGTACCACGAGGGCGGGCACGCCCTGGTGGCCGCGGCGCTGCGGCACACCGACCCGGTGACCAAGGTGACGATCCTCCCGCGCGGCCGCGCCCTCGGCTACACGATGGTGCTGCCGGTGGACGACAAGTACTCCACCACCCGCAACGAGATCCTCGACCAGCTGGCGTACGCCCTGGGCGGTCGCGTGGCGGAGGAGCTCGTCTTCCACGACCCCACCACCGGTGCCAGCAACGACATCGAGAAGGCCACGGACATGGCCCGCAAGATGGTCACGCAGTACGGCATGAGCGAGCGCGTGGGCGCCATCAAGCTGGGCAGCGGCAGCGGCGAGGTCTTCATGGGCCGCGACATGGGCCACGAGCGCGACTACTCCGAGGGCGTCGCGGCCGTCGTCGACGAGGAGGTCCGCCGCCTCATCGAGAACGCGCACGACGAGGCCTGGGAGATCCTCATGGAGCACCGCCAGGTGCTCGACACCCTCGTGGTGCGCCTGCTGGAGGAGGAGACGCTCAACCGCGAGCAGCTCGCCGAGGTCTTCGCCCCCGTGCAGAAGCGCCCGCTGCGGCCGGTGTGGCTGTCCAGCGAGCGCCGGCACGTCGACCAGCGCCCGCCGGTGATGTCCCCCAAGGAGATCGCCGCGGCGCAGAACGGCCACGCGCACCTCATGGCCCCCCAGGACGAGGCCGCCGCGGCCGGCGAGGACCACCTCGCCGGAGGCGTCCGAGGGCCCGAGGGCTTCCGCGCCGACCCCGGCCCCCAGGCCTGACCGTGGCGGCGCCCACCCCCGGCGCCGCCGCGGAGCCCGCGGGCACGGCTGCAGGCGGTCCTGGGACCGCGGCCGGTGGAGGCACCGGTGCGCCGGGCGACGTCGGCGCGGTCGGTCCCGTCGACGTCGAGAGGGCCCGCGCGGCCGTGCGCGAGCTGCTCCTGGCGATCGGCGAGGACCCGGACCGCGACGGCCTCCGGGCCACGCCGGACCGGGTGGCCCGGGCCTGCGTGGAGCTCTTCGCGGGCCTGCGGCAGGACCCCGCCGAGGTGCTGGCCACGTCGTTCGACATCGGCCACGACGAGATCGTGGCCGTCCGCGGCATCCCGGTCTCCTCGGTCTGCGAGCACCACCTGCTGCCGTTCACCGGCGTCGCGCACGTGGCCTACGTGCCCAGCGCCGACGGGCGCATCACGGGGCTGTCCAAGCTGGCCCGCCTCGTCGACCTGTACGCCCGCCGGCCGCAGGTCCAGGAGCGCCTCACCACGCAGGTCGCGGACGCCCTCGTCGAGCACCTGCACGCCCGCGGCGTGCTGGTCGTGGTCGACTGCGAGCACCTGTGCATGTCCGTGCGCGGCGTGCGGGCCCCGGGCGCCCGCACCACGACCTCCGCGGTGCGTGGCGGCATGCGCGACGCCGCCACGCGGGCGGAGGCGCTGAGCCTGGTGCTGGGTCGCTGACCGGGCGGTGGGCAGTTGTGAGGAGCCGGTGAGCACGGGCAGGACCCT
It encodes the following:
- the ftsH gene encoding ATP-dependent zinc metalloprotease FtsH: MNARRFFRGPTVWIVGALLLLVLASQLFTGNRTTTIDTQVGLQQLTSGNVSEAKVIDGDQRVQLKLKQPLDGNTDVQFDYVSARASEVATAVANDSPKWTDEVPKGSVLGSILITVLPILLFLVLFWFLFANMQGGGSRVMQFGKSRAKLVSKEAPKVTFADVAGAEEAVEELHEIKEFLAEPAKFQAVGAKIPKGVLLYGQPGTGKTLLARAVAGEAGVPFYSISGSDFVEMFVGVGASRVRDLFEQAKNNAPAIIFVDEIDAVGRHRGAGMGGGHDEREQTLNQLLVEMDGFDVKTNVILIAATNRPDILDPALLRPGRFDRQIAVEAPDMNGRHQILQVHAKGKPVAPDVDLLAVARRTPGFSGADLANVLNEAALLTARTNGQVIGDRELDEAIDRVIAGPQKRTRLMNEKEKKITAYHEGGHALVAAALRHTDPVTKVTILPRGRALGYTMVLPVDDKYSTTRNEILDQLAYALGGRVAEELVFHDPTTGASNDIEKATDMARKMVTQYGMSERVGAIKLGSGSGEVFMGRDMGHERDYSEGVAAVVDEEVRRLIENAHDEAWEILMEHRQVLDTLVVRLLEEETLNREQLAEVFAPVQKRPLRPVWLSSERRHVDQRPPVMSPKEIAAAQNGHAHLMAPQDEAAAAGEDHLAGGVRGPEGFRADPGPQA
- the folE gene encoding GTP cyclohydrolase I FolE; translation: MAAPTPGAAAEPAGTAAGGPGTAAGGGTGAPGDVGAVGPVDVERARAAVRELLLAIGEDPDRDGLRATPDRVARACVELFAGLRQDPAEVLATSFDIGHDEIVAVRGIPVSSVCEHHLLPFTGVAHVAYVPSADGRITGLSKLARLVDLYARRPQVQERLTTQVADALVEHLHARGVLVVVDCEHLCMSVRGVRAPGARTTTSAVRGGMRDAATRAEALSLVLGR